atattaaacaaattCAAGCATACAGACAATCAATAATGcacaataatattttggGCATAGGAGTATATAATTGAATTCGACGTGATTGGCGATGTTAACGAAAGAAGAGAGAAGAATTATGTGTGGGTTTTCTCTAAATAAGTGTACATTTGCTAacttcaaaataaaaatatacattATCCATAAATAATTCATAAATTATATCTATTATCATTTAAAGTGCATACATAATAcacaattatataatttttgttcaATGTCATCTCACATTAAACAAtgttatataattaaaaaaaatcatatgctgcaaaaatatatctttaaaataaagcCTATTTATTCTTCAATCATATGTAAATAGATATATTCCGATTCGTCAGTTTCAATATCAATAGgaacatttatatttttcgaAATAATTTCATCAGTTTCgttttcaataaattctaaTTCTAAAGATtcaatgtttttttctCTCAACATTTGATGATCAAATTcaaatagaattttttcatctttttgtttaaCCTCGAATGGTAttagaatattttgatttttatcattctccacaacaaatttaaataatttatcgTTGATACTAAACTGTTTATcagattttttatcttttattaaattttcatccagtttaaatttagtaataataaaatcttttgcATTTCCATTGATTTTTACttctttatataaattttttagattgtAAAAATCAGTTATTAACCCGATTAAAAACTTACTTGCAGTTTCATCTTCACTATTTTGTACCATTTTAGAAAACAagaatgattttttaatcaaaatttcttcaataaaaatttttatatcattgATGTCCacaaaatattgtaaatctTTTAGTATACCAGTTACAGCTTTGTGAAATGGAGATCGAGTATCCTGCAAATCATagatcaaattttttaagtaaaatattttaaaaacgaaGGCATCGCTTGGATTATAAAATAGTTTAGGAATAAGAACTTTCTCGcagaataatttatattgattttctggcttttttaattgtaatTCTAAAGATTCGTTATTGATATTTAACTGATAAAACGGCGAATAGGCTATTTCATGAATTCTAGGACTTTTTATAGTAGTTGCCTGgaaattaaataagaaatcTTCATAATAGATCTTATGGGGGTCGGTTCCCACAACTTGCCTTGTGGATAATGGAATACTAAGATTATTGGACTTGTTATTGACGTTTAATTTTCTAACAAACCTAACTTCAGCCACATTATCAAAAGAATGATTTTTAGAATACATCCTGAATATAAGTTCCCCGTTACTTAACGCATTTCTTAGGTTCCTGGAAATAACAGAACATGCTATCAAAGAAGTAGAGAGAAGTAAAAACATTGGGGTAAGTTTTagctttttttatttataacataaattaattaataaaaaatataaaaagaataacaATCGTCAATTGAGGCAGTTATGAgacatatttattttaattaaaaactgTCAAATAAATGCTAAATTTTGACATTCTTCTGTTTGATTTAtgtcatatttttattttgtaaatattgcATCATAATGTTCtgcaatattttatttattgattaAATTATCTCATTAATTATGATTCAAAAcctaatacataaaaaaaaagaaattattttaggttttgtttcaattttaatttatcaattatctttataaaatattttttactaaaaatactttttttttgtttctagctgttaaagataaaagCTTAAATTCCGATGCTTGtaattttctatttctatggtaattttaaaaaaacgtGCATCTGATTTAATGCCTTTgctttcattttttctaattttttgtcAACACCAAACTTGATTGTTtgtttaagtttttatagTGTTCTAGTTACTATTTTGTCTATTCGAACTCAAGAAAGGTCTTCATGTTTATTATCATTTGCTTACAATTTTATAGGTCTTGCCTAAACACATGTTTCGTTGTTTAGCCACATTAtcattcaaaatttttacttatgCTTTTATATCGGactatttacaaaaatgtttatttatttaaaaaatctgcCTCTGATTAAATTTCCCAGTTGGTGCTTTCATGTtaacttttaaatttaaatatagg
The genomic region above belongs to Vairimorpha necatrix chromosome 3, complete sequence and contains:
- a CDS encoding putative SP-containing protein, giving the protein MFLLLSTSLIACSVISRNLRNALSNGELIFRMYSKNHSFDNVAEVRFVRKLNVNNKSNNLSIPLSTRQVVGTDPHKIYYEDFLFNFQATTIKSPRIHEIAYSPFYQLNINNESLELQLKKPENQYKLFCEKVLIPKLFYNPSDAFVFKIFYLKNLIYDLQDTRSPFHKAVTGILKDLQYFVDINDIKIFIEEILIKKSFLFSKMVQNSEDETASKFLIGLITDFYNLKNLYKEVKINGNAKDFIITKFKLDENLIKDKKSDKQFSINDKLFKFVVENDKNQNILIPFEVKQKDEKILFEFDHQMLREKNIESLELEFIENETDEIISKNINVPIDIETDESEYIYLHMIEE